A segment of the Flavobacterium azooxidireducens genome:
AAATTATTTCCGTATGTACAGCAAATTAGCGGGTATGACGGGAACGGCTGTAACAGAAGCGGGTGAACTTTGGCAAATTTATAAATTGGATGTGGTGGAAATTCCAACCAACCGCCCGATGGCAAGAAAAGATCAAGAAGATTTAATTTATAAAACGACTCGCGAAAAATTTAATGCTGTCATTGAAGATGTAACCAAATTATCCTTAGCCGGAAGACCGGTTTTGATTGGAACAACTTCGGTTGAAATTTCAGAATTATTAAGTAGAATGTTGAAGATGAGAAACATTCCACACAACGTTTTGAATGCAAAAATGCACAAAAGAGAAGCTGAAATTGTTGCGGAAGCCGGTAAAGCCGGAATTGTAACCATTGCTACTAACATGGCCGGTCGTGGAACGGATATTAAACTTAGTGCCGAAGTAAAAGCAGCCGGTGGTTTGGCCATTATCGGAACAGAACGTCACGATTCTCGTCGTGTTGACAGACAGTTGCGAGGTCGTGCCGGTCGTCAAGGAGATCCGGGAAGTTCGCAATTTTATGTTTCGTTAGAAGATAATTTAATGCGTTTATTTGGTTCTGAAAGAGTAGCCAAAGTAATGGATAGAATGGGCTTGAAAGAAGGTGAAGTGATTCAGCATTCAATGATGACCAAATCCATCGAAAGAGCTCAGAAAAAAGTAGAAGAAAACAACTTTGGTGTTCGTAAACGTTTGTTGGAATATGATGACGTTATGAACTCACAACGTGAAGTGGTTTACAAACGCAGAAGACACGCTTTACACGGCGAACGTTTGAAAGTGGATATTGCGAATATGCTTTATGATACGTGCGAAAACATCACCAACGAAAATAAAGCCGTTGTTAATTTCAAAAATTTTGAATTTGAATTAATTCGTTATTTTTCAATTACTTCTCCAATTACAGAAAGTGAGTTTACCAAACTTTCTGAGATGGAAATTACCGGAAAAATCTACAAAGCAGCATTGGCGTATTATCACGAAAAAAATGCTAGAGATGCCAGAGAAGCTTTCCCAATCATAAAAGATGTTTTTGAAAATCCGAGTAATCAATATGAGCGAATCGTCGTTCCGTTTAGTGATGGTCAAAAAACATTGAATGTGGTTACGAATCTTAAAAAAGCATACGAAACAGAAGGAAAACAATTGGTTGCTGATTTTGAAAAAAACATCACCTTAGCTATTGTTGATGAAGCGTGGAAGAAACACCTTCGTAAAATGGACGAGTTGAAACAATCTGTTCAATTGGCTGTTCACGAGCAAAAAGATCCATTACTGATTTATAAATTTGAAGCGTTTAACTTGTTCAGAACAATGTTGGACAAAGTAAATAAAGAAGTGATTTCATTCCTTTTCAAAGGAGATTTACCAAATCAAAACACAGCAAATATTCAGGAAGCAAAAGAAGTTCGTCCGAAAGAAAATTATAAAACTTCCAAAGATGAAATTCCAAACAGTGATACATTAGCTGAACAAAATCGTGAAGCGGGACAAACGCAACGTCAACCAATTACGGAAACAATTGTTCGTGAAACACCTAAAATCAACCGAAATGACACCGTTACATTAAAACACGTAATGAGTGGAAAAACGGAAACCATGAAATACAAAAAAGCCGAAAGCATGATTGCAAGCGGCGAATGGGTTCTGGTTCATTAGAAATTACAGAAGATATATTCAAATCCTCAACATTTTACTGTTGAG
Coding sequences within it:
- the secA gene encoding preprotein translocase subunit SecA, with the protein product MSFINSILKAFVGDKSEKDVKAIQPLITKVKSFESSLSSLSNDELRAKTAYFKEKIKQARAEKDAKIATLKAEVDQISDIDKREDIYLSIDALEKEAYEISEKTLNDILPEAFAVVKETARRFKDNTNIKVKATPKDIELSATKSYISIEGDNAIWANSWNAAGKEITWDMIHYDVQLIGGVVLHQGKIAEMQTGEGKTLVATLPLYLNALTGNGVHLVTVNDYLAKRDSTWKAPLFEFHGITVDCIDNHQPNTDARRKAYEADITYGTNNEFGFDYLRDNMAHSPNDLVQRKHNFAIVDEVDSVLIDDARTPLIISGPVPQGDRHEFNELKPKVDNLVNLQRNLATGFLTEAKRLIKEGNTKDGGFQLLRAYRSMPKNKALIKFLSEEGIKQLLQKTENQYMQDNNREMPKVDEALYFVIEEKNNQVELTDNGVKFLSQDTDENFFLLPDIGYEIARIEKMNLAKDAEAEEKEKLFQDFSIKSERIHTLTQLLKAYTLFEKDVEYVIMEDKIMIVDEQTGRIMDGRRYSDGLHQAIEAKENVKIEAATQTFATVTLQNYFRMYSKLAGMTGTAVTEAGELWQIYKLDVVEIPTNRPMARKDQEDLIYKTTREKFNAVIEDVTKLSLAGRPVLIGTTSVEISELLSRMLKMRNIPHNVLNAKMHKREAEIVAEAGKAGIVTIATNMAGRGTDIKLSAEVKAAGGLAIIGTERHDSRRVDRQLRGRAGRQGDPGSSQFYVSLEDNLMRLFGSERVAKVMDRMGLKEGEVIQHSMMTKSIERAQKKVEENNFGVRKRLLEYDDVMNSQREVVYKRRRHALHGERLKVDIANMLYDTCENITNENKAVVNFKNFEFELIRYFSITSPITESEFTKLSEMEITGKIYKAALAYYHEKNARDAREAFPIIKDVFENPSNQYERIVVPFSDGQKTLNVVTNLKKAYETEGKQLVADFEKNITLAIVDEAWKKHLRKMDELKQSVQLAVHEQKDPLLIYKFEAFNLFRTMLDKVNKEVISFLFKGDLPNQNTANIQEAKEVRPKENYKTSKDEIPNSDTLAEQNREAGQTQRQPITETIVRETPKINRNDTVTLKHVMSGKTETMKYKKAESMIASGEWVLVH